The Pectinophora gossypiella chromosome 15, ilPecGoss1.1, whole genome shotgun sequence genome has a window encoding:
- the LOC126373087 gene encoding fasciclin-2 — MKGRTGVAALAVLLATITGCSSQTLRIYPMQKQQTVAVGKSVVLTCQADAQDPGLVTPPQWKDPKGLVINEAAAGTRPEIYTETQAAKQSQLLYISSITPAMAGNYTCVSTYANTPLSDSVVLETIVAITWTNANENQYATKGKDFKVMCEVTAEPAPSVDWFKEGTPIMTGDRYVIHANGLMIKNVEESDDGTYTCRAVVIQTGELAERNIKVEVYTAPEMEERDLRVEIKEGESAAITCKARGKPPPKYSWIKASTRENLASTSRFSVNEITGLLRIDRVEAGDYGKYICSASNQAGQNETEIEIEVLVKPRIFELYNTTADQNQEGKLECKATGRPAPRISFRKRSNQEPFVNGPNENGRITIETTSHQTGDQMQSSAIMTIVKVNRSDDGLYECVAENDGGEARKNGHLTVHFKPSFEHMTNVPIWSWNGQPVNISCIAESIPNATIKWKFHEYDLVESPHVRIYGSGPISYVTVTPIDRALYGIYKCIATNKLGEDEHIIQLREAFPPAAVVQARQETITATSVSFNIVGPAEDMGPPILAYTSQYKENGNFDWNLAQNRTWSVNSPYIVENLKPMYTYDFRFAAVNQVGAGPWGSPLTVIMPRRSPPELPKWRDDKLSSESLIHGKYADRYELQWRVPAHNGEPIDMYEISHCPVLKVSGEWRIAAESQCVVEELKFEAIAYEVRGLQPDTRYRMQVRAHNVLGYSLPAQLYIQTALGVGRSDFAPPQLLSSGAIIGVALAGVFICLIVVDLLLFCFRRQGVIATLCGRRTKKHSDDEAKLGRDEKEPLKDTGDDALKRNSSIEFDGRRVYATSGGPIIGKNSAV; from the exons GATGTTCTTCACAGACCCTGCGCATCTACCCTATGCAGAAGCAGCAAACAGTAGCTGTGGGCAAGTCCGTGGTGCTGACGTGCCAAGCGGACGCCCAGGACCCTGGCCTCGTCACGCCGCCACAGTGGAAGGATCCCAAAGGACTGGTCATCAATGAGGCTGC CGCTGGCACACGTCCAGAAATCTACACGGAGACGCAAGCAGCTAAGCAGTCGCAGTTGCTATACATCTCATCCATCACTCCCGCTATGGCCGGGAACTATACCTGTGTGTCTACATACGCCAATACACCACTCAGTGACAGCGTCGTACTTGAAACTATTG ttgcgATCACTTGGACAAACGCCAATGAAAACCAATACGCTACGAAAGGCAAGGATTTCAAGGTTATGTGTGAAGTGACTGCGGAGCCTGCTCCTTCGGTCGATTGGTTCAAAGAGGGAACACCT ATTATGACTGGAGACCGATATGTAATTCATGCCAATGGATTGATGATCAAAAATGTTGAAGAGAGCGACGATGGCACTTATACATGCAGAGCTGTTGTTATCCAAACTGGCGAACTTGCTGAGAGAAACATCAAAGTTGAG GTTTACACCGCACCAGAAATGGAGGAACGTGATCTAAGAGTTGAGATTAAAGAAGGAGAATCAGCCGCTATCACCTGCAAAGCAAGGGGAAAGCCGCCTCCGAAATATTCTTGGATTAAAGCCTCTACTCGCGAA AACTTGGCAAGCACCTCACGATTCAGTGTAAACGAAATAACTGGACTGTTACGAATCGATCGCGTAGAAGCTGGTGACTATGGTAAATATATTTGTAGTGCCTCTAACCAAGCTGGCCAGAACGAAACCGAAATAGAAATCGAAGTGTTGGTCAAACCAAGAATATTCGAACTGTACAATACCACTGCTGATCAGAATCAGGAAGGAAAACTAGAATGCAAAGCTACCGGAAGACCGGCGCCAAGAATTAGTTTTAGGAAGCGCAGCAATCAAGAACCCTTTGTCAATGGACCTAACGAAAATGGAAG GATCACAATTGAAACAACAAGTCATCAGACGGGAGATCAAATGCAATCAAGTGCCATCATGACCATCGTGAAAGTCAATAGAAGTGATGATGGCCTTTATGAATGTGTTGCCGAAAATGACG GTGGGGAAGCAAGAAAGAATGGCCACTTGACGGTACATTTCAAACCATCTTTCGAACATATGACGAACGTTCCTATTTGGAGTTGGAATGGACAACCCGTTAACATCAGTTGCATTGCCGAAAGTATACCAAATGCTACCATTAAATGGAA gttCCATGAGTACGACTTGGTAGAGTCTCCACATGTCAGAATCTATGGATCTGGACCCATCAGCTATGTAACTGTTACTCCTATCGATAGGGCGTTGTATGGAATTTACAAATGCATTGCGACGAACAAACTTGGTGAAGATGAACATATTATCCAATTGAGAGAAGCtttcccaccagcggctgttGTACAA GCTCGCCAGGAAACAATCACAGCAACGTCAGTATCTTTCAACATTGTTGGACCAGCAGAAGACATGGGCCCACCAATTCTAGCGTACACATCACAATACAAGGAGAATGGCAATTTTGATTGGAATCTCGCCCAAAATAGGACATGGTCCGTCAATTCTCCTTACATTGTTGAGAACTTGAAGCCTATGTACACATACGACTTTAGGTTTGCTGCCGTCAACCAAGTGGGCGCTGGACCCTGGGGATCTCCATTGACTGTTATTATGCCTAGAAG ATCGCCGCCAGAATTACCAAAATGGAGAGATGACAAACTAAGTTCGGAGTCTCTAATTCATGGAAAGTACGCTGACAGATATGAACTCCAGTGGAGGGTCCCTGCTCATAATGGTGAACCTATCGATATGTACGAAATCAGTCATTGTcct GTACTGAAAGTGAGCGGAGAATGGCGGATCGCCGCGGAATCCCAGTGCGTTGTCGAGGAATTGAAATTTGAAGCTATTGCGTATGAAGTGCGAGGACTGCAGCCAGATACCCGCTACCGCATGCAAGTCCGCGCCCACAACGTGCTGGGCTACTCTCTACCTGCCCAGCTATACATTCAGACCGCCCTCG GTGTGGGACGATCAGATTTCGCTCCACCGCAACTTCTATCGAGCGGTGCCATAATCGGAGTGGCACTAGCGGGAGTCTTCATCTGCCTCATTGTCGTGGATCTACTGCTGTTTTGCTTTAGACGACAAGGCGTTATCGCGACGCTTTGCGGCAGACGTACAAAGAAACACAGCGACGATGAAGCCAAACTTGGAAG GGATGAAAAGGAACCTCTCAAGGATACTGGAGACGATGCATTGAAGAGAAACTCGTCAATCGAATTCGACGGGCGACGGGTTTACGCTACCAGCGGGGGACCAATAATTGGAAAGAATTCGGCTGTCTAA